One genomic region from Arthrobacter sp. FB24 encodes:
- a CDS encoding NtaA/DmoA family FMN-dependent monooxygenase (This protein belongs to a clade of FMN-dependent monooxygenases, within a broader family of flavin-dependent oxidoreductases, the luciferase-like monooxygenase (LMM) family, some of whose members use coenzyme F420 rather than FMN.) yields MLHFGWFVGHGFGVQGWGTPGYGIGYDWKKPALYQHAVREFERAGLDLFIIEDSLTVPDTYGGSAKVSLAQASFAPKHDPLALVPYLLSATEHLGIVPTVSASFYPPFTAARLLATLQHFSSGQLGWNVVTSGSDLAAQNYGLDQQIEHDLRYEKAEEFVDVVRKLWRSWEPDAIVEDPDAGIFADHTKVHPINHDGQFFKVRGPLNTAPLPEEPVLVQAGASPRGKAFAGGNADVAIALARGADGMRAYRDSIRAEAAAAGRDPDDVKVLFVLKPTVVGSRAEADELREQRRQLTQRDIDSQLNSISYLSVIDFQQFDLDAPLPELTTNSNQGTLDHFAKAGPPGSTLRQLLQARSGGAGDSIIGTAEEIADYLEETGVQVGGDGFLFSGFVDPATVHGVLDRLAPVLRRRGLLRTSYGDGGFRRNLLDF; encoded by the coding sequence ATGCTGCACTTCGGTTGGTTTGTGGGTCACGGGTTCGGCGTCCAGGGGTGGGGTACGCCCGGGTATGGCATCGGGTACGACTGGAAAAAACCCGCCCTGTACCAGCACGCCGTGCGGGAATTCGAGCGGGCAGGGCTGGACCTTTTCATCATCGAGGACTCGCTCACCGTACCGGACACGTACGGCGGAAGCGCCAAGGTGTCGCTGGCGCAGGCGTCCTTTGCGCCGAAGCACGATCCGCTGGCACTGGTGCCCTACCTGCTCTCCGCCACGGAACACCTGGGCATTGTTCCCACGGTGAGTGCGTCCTTCTACCCGCCGTTCACCGCTGCCCGGCTCCTGGCCACGCTGCAGCATTTCTCCAGCGGCCAGCTGGGCTGGAACGTGGTGACCTCCGGCAGCGATCTTGCTGCGCAGAACTACGGGCTGGACCAGCAGATCGAGCATGACCTCCGCTATGAGAAGGCGGAGGAATTCGTGGACGTGGTGCGCAAGCTCTGGCGCAGCTGGGAGCCGGACGCCATTGTCGAGGATCCGGACGCCGGCATCTTTGCCGACCATACGAAGGTCCATCCGATCAACCACGACGGCCAATTCTTCAAGGTCCGGGGCCCGCTCAACACCGCGCCGCTGCCTGAGGAACCGGTGCTGGTGCAGGCCGGGGCGTCCCCGCGGGGCAAGGCTTTCGCGGGCGGCAACGCGGACGTCGCAATTGCCCTCGCCAGGGGCGCGGACGGCATGAGGGCCTACCGTGATTCGATCCGGGCCGAGGCGGCCGCGGCGGGGCGGGACCCCGACGACGTCAAGGTGCTGTTTGTCCTCAAACCCACCGTGGTGGGCTCCCGGGCCGAAGCGGACGAGCTCCGGGAGCAGCGCCGCCAGCTCACGCAGCGCGACATCGACAGCCAGCTGAACTCCATCTCCTACCTCTCCGTGATCGACTTCCAGCAGTTCGACCTCGACGCCCCGCTCCCCGAGCTCACCACGAACAGCAACCAGGGCACCCTGGATCATTTCGCCAAGGCGGGTCCTCCCGGGTCCACGCTGCGCCAGCTCCTGCAGGCCCGCAGCGGCGGCGCCGGGGACAGCATCATCGGCACGGCCGAGGAAATTGCCGACTACCTCGAAGAAACCGGCGTGCAGGTGGGCGGGGACGGCTTCCTGTTCTCGGGTTTCGTTGATCCGGCCACCGTTCATGGTGTGCTGGACCGGCTGGCCCCGGTGCTGCGACGCCGCGGGCTGCTCCGGACAAGCTATGGCGACGGCGGCTTCCGCCGGAACCTGCTGGACTTCTAG
- a CDS encoding energy-coupling factor transporter transmembrane component T family protein has translation MREALTLQANHALLTRANPLAKFAVVMLMTVVLALSIDWVSASVALAFELLLFPLAGLTVALLWQRGWPLIVAAALGGWSTSILAPDAGRILLDVGIWSISEGSLELGLGFLLRGVAIALPAVLLMSCTDPTDLADALAQKAKLPHRFVLGTLAAMRLVGLMAEEWQTIGMARRARGVGSHGSPAQRLRATLGQSFGLLVQAVRRASRLAVTMEARGFGGAQRTWARESTYSPLDVWVVLGGVLIAAVAVSAAVGAGTWNMVFLEQQ, from the coding sequence GTGAGGGAAGCGCTGACCCTGCAGGCGAACCACGCCCTGCTCACCCGGGCCAATCCGCTGGCCAAGTTCGCCGTCGTGATGCTGATGACCGTAGTGCTGGCGCTGTCCATCGACTGGGTGTCCGCCTCCGTTGCGCTGGCCTTCGAGCTGCTGCTCTTTCCGCTGGCCGGACTGACCGTCGCGCTGCTTTGGCAGCGTGGCTGGCCACTGATCGTGGCGGCTGCACTGGGCGGCTGGAGCACTTCGATCCTGGCGCCGGACGCCGGAAGGATACTGCTCGACGTCGGGATCTGGTCCATCAGTGAAGGCTCGCTGGAGCTGGGGCTGGGATTCCTGCTGCGGGGGGTGGCAATCGCCCTCCCCGCGGTGCTGTTGATGAGCTGCACGGACCCGACCGACCTGGCAGACGCCCTCGCCCAGAAGGCGAAGCTGCCGCACCGTTTCGTGCTGGGTACGCTGGCCGCCATGCGGCTCGTGGGGCTGATGGCCGAGGAATGGCAGACGATCGGCATGGCCCGTCGCGCCCGCGGTGTGGGCTCGCACGGCAGCCCGGCACAGCGCCTCCGGGCGACGCTGGGGCAGAGCTTCGGACTCCTGGTCCAGGCCGTGCGCCGGGCGTCGCGGCTTGCCGTCACTATGGAGGCGCGGGGGTTCGGCGGCGCGCAGCGGACCTGGGCGCGTGAGTCCACGTACAGCCCGCTGGACGTCTGGGTGGTTCTCGGCGGCGTGCTGATTGCGGCGGTGGCCGTGTCCGCGGCAGTCGGGGCAGGGACCTGGAATATGGTGTTTCTGGAGCAGCAATAG
- a CDS encoding rhodanese-like domain-containing protein codes for MSYAGDLSPQDAWAKLEQGAVLVDVRTEGEWAHIGIPDTKATDNDPLFIQWTFPGGIPNPDFVDQLKQQAPEDSGVELVFLCRSGVRSVAAAIAATRAGFTAYNVLEGFEGEPDRYGERTVNGWKNRGLPTNLGKN; via the coding sequence ATGAGCTACGCCGGAGACCTGAGCCCGCAGGACGCCTGGGCCAAACTGGAGCAGGGCGCCGTCCTGGTGGATGTCCGCACTGAGGGCGAGTGGGCGCACATCGGCATCCCGGACACCAAAGCCACGGATAACGATCCCCTCTTTATCCAGTGGACCTTCCCCGGCGGCATCCCCAACCCGGATTTTGTCGACCAGCTGAAGCAGCAGGCCCCCGAGGACTCCGGCGTCGAACTGGTGTTCCTCTGCCGTTCCGGTGTCCGGTCCGTTGCCGCGGCCATTGCCGCCACCCGGGCCGGGTTCACCGCCTACAACGTCCTCGAAGGCTTCGAAGGCGAACCGGACCGTTACGGCGAACGCACCGTCAACGGCTGGAAGAACCGCGGCCTGCCCACCAATCTCGGAAAGAACTAA
- a CDS encoding O-succinylhomoserine sulfhydrylase: MTFNPDAAGWSPDTQAVRGGLDRTNFQETAEPIFLNSGFVYESAAAAERAFTGEDERFVYSRYGNPSVATFQERLRLLEGTEACFATASGMSAVFTALGALLAAGDRVVAARSLFGSCFVILNEILPRWGVETVFVDGPDLEQWRTALAEPTTAVFFESPSNPMQEIVDIAAVSELAHAAGATVVVDNVFATPLLQRCGELGADVVVYSGTKHIDGQGRVLGGAILGTKEFIEGPVKQLMRHTGPALSAFNAWVLTKGLETMALRVNHSSASALRLAEWLEGQPAVSWVKYPLLKSHPQFELAARQMKAGGTVLTLELLPSAGRTAKEAAFALLDALRIIDISNNLGDAKTLITHPATTTHRAMGPDGRAAIGLSDGVVRLSVGLEDVDDLIRDLEQALKQI, from the coding sequence GTGACCTTCAATCCCGACGCCGCTGGCTGGAGCCCTGACACCCAGGCTGTCCGCGGCGGACTTGACCGCACCAATTTCCAGGAGACCGCCGAGCCGATCTTCCTCAACTCGGGGTTCGTCTACGAATCCGCGGCAGCTGCCGAGCGGGCATTCACCGGCGAGGACGAACGGTTTGTGTACTCCCGGTACGGCAACCCCTCCGTGGCCACCTTCCAGGAACGCCTCCGGCTGCTCGAGGGCACCGAAGCGTGCTTTGCGACGGCGTCCGGCATGTCCGCCGTCTTTACGGCACTGGGTGCCCTGCTGGCTGCCGGTGACCGGGTGGTTGCCGCCCGGTCGCTGTTCGGCTCCTGCTTTGTCATTTTGAACGAGATCCTGCCCCGGTGGGGCGTCGAAACGGTGTTCGTGGACGGCCCGGACCTGGAACAGTGGCGGACCGCTTTGGCGGAACCGACGACGGCGGTCTTCTTCGAGTCGCCGTCGAACCCGATGCAGGAGATCGTGGACATCGCCGCGGTCAGCGAACTGGCCCACGCTGCCGGGGCGACCGTCGTCGTCGACAATGTCTTTGCCACCCCCCTGCTGCAGCGCTGCGGGGAGCTCGGCGCGGATGTGGTGGTGTACTCCGGCACCAAGCACATTGACGGCCAGGGGCGGGTCCTTGGCGGCGCCATCCTGGGCACCAAGGAGTTCATCGAAGGCCCGGTCAAGCAGCTGATGCGCCACACCGGGCCGGCGCTTTCAGCCTTCAACGCCTGGGTGCTGACGAAGGGCCTGGAAACCATGGCGCTGCGCGTCAACCATTCCTCGGCCTCCGCGCTTCGCCTGGCCGAGTGGCTGGAAGGCCAGCCGGCGGTCAGCTGGGTCAAGTACCCGCTGCTGAAGTCCCACCCGCAGTTTGAGCTGGCGGCCAGGCAGATGAAGGCCGGCGGTACCGTGCTCACGCTGGAGCTTCTGCCGTCGGCGGGCCGCACGGCGAAGGAAGCAGCCTTTGCCCTGCTGGACGCGCTGCGGATCATCGACATCTCCAACAACCTCGGCGATGCCAAGACGCTCATCACCCACCCGGCCACCACCACGCACCGTGCCATGGGGCCGGATGGCCGGGCCGCCATCGGGTTGAGCGACGGCGTGGTCCGCCTGTCGGTAGGACTCGAGGATGTTGACGACCTCATCCGCGACCTGGAGCAGGCGCTCAAACAGATCTGA
- a CDS encoding glutamate--cysteine ligase 2 yields the protein MRTFGVEEELLIVDPVTGEPLALADALLTGRKLAADDAPDKPRILDPHDPTRDDGDTGLTAELKLEQIETQTRPCLNYEELLLQIRQGRALADTAAEKHNARVAALATSPIASTTHTTPNPRYATMQERFGLTVHEQLTCGFHVHTFVESPEEGVAVIDRLRDKLAVLTALSANSPYWNGVETGFESYRTQAWNRWPTSGPSQIFGTHSMYRRVVTRLLDSGVLLDEGMIYFDARLSRNHPTVEVRVADVCLQAEDAALIAVLVRALVESASREWRAGVDPAPVPTVLLRMAAWQASNCGLRGDLLDFGTFRPAPAEEVVEALVDYVAPVLAEQDELELAWEGVRRILDRGTGSEQQRLAMQECLAGNPEAAAGLAAVVAHAVDVSMRRTEAVTAREKAPVLLRVRQS from the coding sequence ATGCGAACTTTCGGGGTTGAGGAAGAGCTGCTGATTGTGGACCCCGTGACCGGGGAGCCGCTGGCACTGGCGGACGCCCTGCTGACAGGGCGGAAGCTTGCTGCGGACGATGCTCCGGACAAACCCCGGATCCTGGACCCCCACGATCCAACCCGTGACGACGGCGACACCGGGCTCACTGCCGAACTGAAACTTGAACAGATCGAGACGCAGACCCGTCCGTGTCTGAACTATGAGGAGCTGCTCCTCCAGATCCGCCAGGGCCGGGCCCTGGCAGATACCGCCGCGGAGAAACACAATGCGCGGGTGGCCGCGCTGGCAACATCGCCGATTGCCTCCACGACGCACACCACACCGAACCCCCGCTATGCCACCATGCAGGAACGCTTTGGCCTCACCGTCCATGAGCAGCTGACCTGCGGTTTCCATGTCCACACCTTCGTCGAATCCCCGGAAGAAGGCGTGGCTGTCATCGACCGGCTCAGGGACAAGCTGGCGGTGCTCACGGCGCTCAGCGCAAATTCGCCGTACTGGAACGGCGTGGAGACCGGCTTCGAGAGTTACCGCACGCAGGCCTGGAACCGCTGGCCGACGTCGGGCCCGTCCCAGATCTTCGGGACGCACTCCATGTACCGCCGCGTGGTCACCCGGCTGCTGGACAGCGGCGTGCTGCTGGACGAGGGCATGATCTATTTTGATGCGAGGCTCTCCCGGAACCACCCCACCGTGGAAGTCCGGGTGGCGGACGTTTGCCTGCAGGCCGAGGACGCCGCCCTGATCGCCGTGCTGGTGCGGGCGCTGGTGGAATCGGCCAGCAGGGAATGGCGGGCCGGTGTAGACCCCGCGCCCGTGCCGACGGTGCTCCTGCGGATGGCCGCGTGGCAGGCAAGCAACTGCGGACTCCGGGGAGACCTTCTGGATTTCGGCACGTTCCGCCCCGCTCCCGCCGAGGAAGTCGTGGAGGCGCTGGTGGACTACGTCGCGCCCGTCCTGGCGGAACAGGACGAGCTGGAACTGGCCTGGGAAGGCGTGCGGAGGATCCTGGACCGGGGGACCGGTTCGGAACAGCAGCGGCTTGCCATGCAGGAATGCCTTGCCGGGAACCCGGAGGCCGCCGCCGGGCTGGCCGCCGTGGTTGCCCACGCGGTGGACGTGAGCATGCGCCGGACCGAAGCCGTCACCGCGCGCGAGAAGGCGCCGGTGCTGCTGCGCGTTCGCCAGTCCTGA
- a CDS encoding UDP-N-acetylglucosamine 1-carboxyvinyltransferase: MTQETAEHVGLLLRDARGEKGWTQGQLAAELGTSQSAIARMEQGKQNLSLKMIQRLEAIVGRSIVKVGRPQMTHLRVEGGRTLSGSVDVNSSKNAGVALLCASLINRGTTTLRRLARIEEVNRIVEVLTSIGVECTWLNANDLQIRRPAVLDLDSMDVEAARRTRSVIMLLGPLLDESAEYRLPYAGGCDLGTRTVEPHMQALRQFGLSVEATSGFYSVQAPPADGDNRTFVLSERGDTVTENAIMAAAHRRGTTVIRNASPNYMVQDLCFYLQGLGVKIDGVGTTTLKITGLPSIDVDIEYFPSEDPIEAMSLITAGIVTNSEVTIRRVPIEFMEIELATLEQMGQELEISGEYFARNGRTRLVDVTTKPSALHAPTDKIHPMPFPGLNIDNLPFFAVIAANAEGQTMIHDWVYENRAIYLTELNKLGARVQLLDPHRIYVNGPTRWRAAEVGCPPALRPAACILLAMLAARGVSELRNIYVIERGYEDLAERLNTIGAKIEYFQD, translated from the coding sequence ATGACTCAAGAGACTGCTGAACATGTAGGCCTGCTGCTCCGCGATGCCCGCGGGGAGAAGGGCTGGACCCAGGGACAGCTGGCCGCCGAGCTAGGCACCAGCCAGAGCGCCATCGCCCGGATGGAACAGGGCAAGCAGAACCTCAGTCTCAAAATGATCCAGCGGCTCGAGGCCATTGTGGGCCGCAGCATCGTCAAAGTGGGCCGGCCGCAGATGACACACCTCCGGGTGGAGGGCGGCCGCACTCTGTCCGGTTCGGTGGACGTCAACAGCAGCAAGAACGCAGGAGTTGCCCTTCTCTGTGCCAGCCTCATCAACCGCGGCACCACCACGCTGCGCCGGCTGGCCCGGATCGAGGAAGTGAACCGGATCGTGGAGGTGCTCACCAGCATCGGCGTCGAATGCACCTGGCTCAATGCCAACGATCTGCAGATCCGCCGCCCCGCCGTGCTGGACCTGGATTCCATGGACGTGGAGGCTGCCCGCCGCACCCGCAGCGTGATCATGCTGCTGGGGCCGCTCCTGGACGAGTCCGCGGAGTACCGTCTCCCGTACGCGGGCGGCTGCGACCTCGGCACCCGCACCGTGGAGCCGCACATGCAGGCCCTGCGCCAGTTCGGCCTGTCCGTGGAAGCCACCTCCGGCTTCTATTCGGTGCAGGCACCGCCGGCCGACGGCGACAACCGCACCTTTGTGCTGAGCGAACGCGGTGACACGGTCACCGAGAATGCCATCATGGCGGCCGCCCACCGCCGCGGCACCACCGTGATCCGCAACGCCAGCCCGAATTACATGGTCCAGGATCTCTGCTTCTACCTGCAGGGCCTCGGCGTGAAGATCGACGGCGTGGGGACCACCACCCTGAAGATCACCGGGCTGCCGTCCATCGACGTCGACATTGAATACTTCCCGTCCGAGGACCCGATCGAAGCGATGAGCCTCATCACCGCCGGCATCGTGACCAATTCCGAGGTCACCATTCGCCGGGTCCCCATTGAGTTCATGGAAATAGAACTCGCCACCCTGGAGCAGATGGGCCAGGAACTGGAGATCTCCGGCGAGTACTTTGCCCGTAACGGCCGCACCCGGCTGGTGGATGTCACCACCAAACCCTCCGCATTGCATGCCCCGACGGACAAGATCCACCCCATGCCGTTCCCCGGCCTGAACATCGACAACCTGCCGTTCTTCGCCGTCATTGCCGCCAACGCCGAAGGCCAGACCATGATCCACGACTGGGTCTACGAGAACCGTGCCATCTACCTCACCGAGCTGAACAAGCTCGGGGCCCGCGTCCAGCTGCTGGATCCGCACCGGATCTACGTCAACGGACCCACCAGGTGGCGTGCCGCCGAGGTGGGCTGCCCGCCCGCCCTCCGCCCGGCCGCATGCATCCTGCTGGCCATGCTGGCCGCCCGCGGGGTTTCGGAGCTGCGCAACATCTACGTGATCGAGCGCGGGTACGAGGACCTGGCCGAGCGGCTCAACACCATCGGCGCGAAGATCGAATACTTCCAGGACTGA
- a CDS encoding PLP-dependent cysteine synthase family protein: protein MSTMTGRHAVREADVAADAAAVLAQVGNTPLVPLDVLGKGLGSTVYVKLESDNPGGSIKDRTALSMIRAAERSGELRPGATIVESTSGNTGIGLALIGALTGHPVVVVTGDTISSEKLAALHRYGARVVVTDWTAPSESPENARAVAARITAENPGAWRPQQFDNPANPLAHYEGTAPEIWQQTSGRVTHFVAGIGTGGTISGNGRYLKEKTGGHVEVIAADPVGSVYSGGHPGEILVDGVGNSWPEAEWPKIFDRGIVDRFLRIPNNEVYTTEHRLLNEEGLSLGPSSGLAVAAALRVARAAPRGSVVVAIAPDAGSNYLSKAFNPVWLADKHIHLAAEFVEE from the coding sequence ATGAGCACCATGACAGGCAGGCACGCGGTCCGGGAGGCTGATGTTGCGGCGGATGCCGCCGCCGTCCTGGCACAGGTGGGAAACACCCCGCTGGTGCCGCTTGACGTCCTGGGCAAGGGGCTGGGCAGCACGGTTTACGTCAAGCTCGAATCCGACAATCCCGGCGGCTCCATCAAGGACCGGACGGCCCTGAGCATGATCCGCGCGGCTGAGCGCAGCGGTGAGCTCCGGCCGGGGGCAACCATCGTGGAGAGCACGTCCGGGAACACCGGGATCGGGCTGGCGCTGATTGGTGCCCTCACCGGACACCCCGTGGTGGTGGTCACCGGGGACACCATCTCGTCCGAGAAGCTTGCCGCGCTGCACCGTTACGGTGCCAGGGTGGTGGTGACGGACTGGACCGCGCCGTCGGAGTCGCCGGAGAACGCACGGGCGGTCGCGGCCCGGATCACGGCAGAGAACCCGGGCGCCTGGCGGCCTCAGCAGTTCGACAATCCGGCCAATCCGCTGGCCCATTACGAAGGGACAGCGCCGGAAATCTGGCAGCAGACGTCCGGGAGAGTGACGCATTTCGTGGCCGGGATCGGCACCGGCGGCACCATCAGCGGCAATGGCCGGTACCTGAAGGAAAAGACCGGCGGCCATGTGGAGGTGATCGCCGCGGATCCTGTTGGTTCCGTGTACAGCGGGGGCCACCCCGGCGAGATCCTGGTGGACGGCGTGGGCAACTCCTGGCCGGAAGCCGAGTGGCCCAAGATCTTCGACCGCGGCATTGTGGACCGCTTCCTGCGCATTCCCAACAACGAGGTGTACACCACGGAGCACCGGCTGCTGAATGAAGAGGGGCTGTCCCTGGGACCCTCGTCCGGGCTCGCGGTGGCTGCGGCGCTCAGGGTCGCTCGTGCCGCGCCGCGCGGATCCGTGGTGGTGGCGATAGCTCCCGACGCCGGCAGCAACTACCTGAGCAAGGCCTTCAATCCTGTGTGGCTGGCCGACAAGCACATCCACCTGGCCGCTGAATTCGTGGAGGAGTAA
- a CDS encoding aromatic amino acid ammonia-lyase produces MGGGSGEFLIGTAHLRARDVAEAAADPAVKFVLSVDALELIGLSREVVQQAIDSGHRVYGLNTLLGSGRDTAVEKKSILAYQVQVVRYHNSGVGVFLGADEVRAVILARLVGFSRGGSGVRPETARFYVEMLNRGVVPAIPREGSVGSADLTHLAAVAAVAIGEGQAVAVDGQLLPGGQALADAGLAPLELAPGEALALVSSNSYSIGVGALVLRRILRLADLADTALALSLEATARHDGGGNLSPFSPAVQAAKAVHGQSVTAAHVLRLLEGGWLEDPEREVSVQDALSFRAAPQTHGAIRWQVTALEDALEVELNGRGDNPLTDIGSGRMVSGGNFQPMQLALAFEALRLGLAHLGISSERRIAKLYPPQRRIRQRHLEAATNGAPLEPEELPGLLWYSAAGLLSELKFLAAPATLGAPTLSADVEDHSTLAPLALQQLERSVDAAGKLLAIEALTAAYLLGAAEARAVRPLGNGTAAVVDRLSGLLARHLPAAALVDEARVELDAFLGNGFNSALNGGRDSHAVGGTERQR; encoded by the coding sequence ATGGGCGGCGGCAGCGGAGAGTTCCTGATCGGCACGGCGCACCTGCGCGCCAGGGACGTCGCCGAAGCCGCGGCTGATCCCGCCGTTAAGTTCGTCCTGAGCGTGGACGCCCTGGAGCTGATCGGGCTCTCGCGTGAGGTGGTGCAGCAGGCCATCGACTCCGGCCACCGCGTCTACGGACTCAATACGCTGCTGGGATCCGGGCGGGACACCGCCGTGGAGAAGAAGTCGATCCTCGCCTACCAGGTGCAGGTGGTGAGGTACCACAACAGCGGGGTGGGCGTGTTTCTCGGCGCCGATGAGGTCCGGGCCGTGATCCTGGCGAGGCTTGTGGGCTTCAGCCGCGGCGGCTCCGGCGTCCGGCCGGAAACAGCCCGCTTCTACGTTGAAATGCTCAACCGCGGGGTGGTCCCCGCCATCCCGCGCGAAGGGTCCGTAGGCTCCGCAGACCTGACCCACCTCGCCGCAGTGGCCGCCGTCGCGATCGGGGAGGGCCAGGCGGTGGCAGTGGACGGCCAGCTGCTGCCCGGCGGCCAGGCCCTGGCGGACGCCGGGCTGGCTCCGCTGGAACTCGCGCCCGGCGAAGCCCTGGCCCTGGTCAGCTCCAACTCCTATTCCATCGGCGTCGGCGCGCTGGTGCTGCGCCGCATCCTGCGGCTCGCCGACCTGGCGGACACCGCGCTCGCGTTGTCGCTTGAGGCGACGGCAAGGCACGACGGCGGCGGCAACCTCAGCCCGTTTTCGCCGGCTGTGCAGGCGGCCAAGGCAGTGCACGGGCAGTCGGTCACGGCGGCCCATGTGCTACGGCTCCTCGAGGGCGGGTGGCTGGAGGACCCGGAGCGGGAGGTGTCCGTGCAGGACGCGCTTTCCTTCCGCGCGGCACCCCAGACCCACGGCGCCATCCGGTGGCAGGTCACGGCGCTGGAAGACGCTCTGGAAGTGGAACTGAACGGCCGGGGCGACAACCCGCTGACCGACATCGGCTCCGGTCGGATGGTCTCCGGCGGTAACTTCCAGCCCATGCAGCTGGCCCTGGCATTCGAGGCGCTGCGCCTGGGGCTGGCCCACCTCGGGATCAGCAGCGAACGCCGGATCGCCAAGCTCTACCCGCCGCAGCGTCGGATCCGCCAGCGGCACCTCGAGGCCGCCACGAACGGAGCACCGCTGGAGCCGGAAGAGCTGCCCGGACTGCTCTGGTATTCGGCCGCAGGCCTGCTGTCCGAGCTCAAGTTCCTCGCGGCGCCGGCAACACTTGGTGCGCCCACGCTGTCCGCCGATGTCGAAGACCACTCCACACTGGCGCCGCTGGCGCTCCAGCAGCTGGAGCGTTCCGTCGATGCTGCCGGGAAGCTGCTCGCCATCGAGGCGCTGACAGCGGCGTACCTGCTGGGGGCGGCGGAAGCGCGCGCGGTGCGGCCGCTGGGAAACGGGACGGCCGCCGTCGTCGACCGTCTTTCCGGACTGCTGGCCCGGCACCTGCCGGCCGCGGCGCTCGTGGACGAGGCGCGCGTTGAACTGGACGCGTTCCTCGGCAACGGCTTCAACAGTGCCCTGAACGGCGGCCGGGATTCCCATGCCGTCGGCGGCACGGAAAGGCAGCGATGA
- a CDS encoding DUF1737 domain-containing protein yields MALPQERLAYRLITGPDDRSFCERISAALADGYVLHGGPAATFNGTSVIVAQAVILPEAVASSDAAVATAVDELEFDADFPGEGFEGHA; encoded by the coding sequence CTGGCACTGCCGCAGGAAAGGCTGGCCTACCGGCTCATCACCGGCCCCGACGACCGCTCGTTCTGCGAGCGCATCTCCGCAGCACTGGCCGACGGCTATGTCCTGCACGGAGGCCCGGCGGCAACCTTCAACGGCACCAGCGTGATCGTTGCCCAGGCCGTGATCCTGCCCGAGGCAGTCGCCAGCTCCGACGCGGCGGTGGCAACCGCAGTGGACGAACTTGAGTTCGACGCCGACTTCCCGGGCGAAGGCTTCGAGGGCCACGCATGA